The window ACCGGCGCGCGCGCAGATCAAGCAGCGGCTGACGCGGCTGTGGGACTACGAGCGCTATGGTCTGCCTGAGCGGCAGGGCGACCGTTACTTCTACATGAAGAACAACGGCCTGCAAGACCAGAGCGTGCTCTACACCACGACGGCGCTCGACGCCGCGCCGCAAGTCTTGCTCAACCCGAACACGTTATCGACGGACGGCACGGTGGCGCTGTCGGGGATAGAAGTGAGCGATGACGGGAGGCTGCTGGCTTACGGCATCGCCCAGGCCGGCTCCGACTGGCAGGAGTGGCATGTCCGCGATGTCGCCACGGCGAAGGATTTGCCTGACCTGGTGCGCTGGGTGAAGTTCAGCGGCGCGTCGTGGACCAAAGACGGCAAGGGATTCTTCTATAGCCGCTACGACGAGCCGAAGGCCGCCACGCAGATGACCGGCGCGAATTATTTTCACAAGCTCTACTATCACAAGCTCGGCACGCCGCAGGCGGAAGACCTGCTCGTCTACGAGCGCCCCGATCAGAAGGAATGGAACATCAACGGCTTGGTCACAAACGATGGCCGCTACCTGCTCGTCAGCGCCACGCAGGGCACAGACCGCCGCAACCGACTTTTCTATAAAGACCTCCAGGCGCAAGACGCGATGGTTAAGCCGCTGCTCGACCAGGGCGATGCGCGTTACAGCTTCATAGACAACGACGGCACGACCTTCTGGCTACGCACCGACCGCGACGCGCCGCGCGGCAAGGTCATTGCGGTTGACGTTACAAAACTCGACGCGGCGAACTGGAAGACGGTCGTGCCGCAAGCGGCGGAAACGCTCGAAGCCGCCAACGTCGTCGGCGGCCTGCTGGTAACTTCGTATCTGAAGGACGCGCACACACAGATCAAGGTGTATGACCTGAAGGGCAAGCTGGTGCGCGAAGTCGCGCTGCCGGGCATCGGCACCGCCAGCGGCTTCGGCGGCAAGCGCGCGGATCAAGAAACCTTTTATAGCTTCACCAGCTACACGACGCCGGCGACGGTTTACCGTTACGACATGCGAACGGGCCGCAGCACGGTCTTTCGCGCCCCGAAGGTGGACTTCAACACCGCGGACTACGAATCGAAGCAGGTCTTCTACAACAGCAAAGACGGCACGCGCGTACCGATGATTATCACCTACAAGAAAGGCCTGAAGCTCGACGGCCAGAACCCGACGCTGCTGTATGGCTACGGCGGCTTCAACGTCTCGCTGACGCCGGCCTTCAGCGTCGGCAACCTGGTGTGGATGGAGATGGGCGGCGTCTATGCGGTGCCGAACCTGCGCGGCGGCAGCGAGTATGGCGAAGATTGGCACCAGGGCGGCATGAAGCTCAAGAAGCAGAACGTCTTCGACGACTTCATTGCGGCGGCTGAGTGGCTGATTGCCAACAAGTACACTTCGACCCCAAAGTTGGCGATCTTTGGCGGCAGCAACGGCGGCTTGCTGGTCGGCGCGGCGATGACGCAGCGGCCCGAGTTGTTCGGCGCGACATTGCCGGCGGTTGGCGTGATGGACATGCTGCGCTTCCAGAAGTTCACTATCGGCTGGGCATGGGTATCGGATTATGGCTCGGCGGATAACCCCGAAGAGTTCAAGGCGCTGTACGCCTATTCGCCGCTACACAACATCAAGCCGGGGACAGCCTACCCGCCGACGTTGATCACCACCGCTGATCATGATGATCGCGTCGTGCCTTTGCACAGCTTCAAATTCGCGGCGGCCATGCAGGCGGCGCAGGCGGGGCCGAATCCCATTTTGATCCGCATCGAAACTCGCGCCGGCCACGGCGCCGGCAAGCCGACCTCGAAGCAGATCGAAGAGGTCGCCGACCGCTGGGGCTTCCTGGTTCGCGCCCTCAACATGAACGTGGCGACGAATTAATTCCCTATGGTGGCTTGCCGGTAGATTGAGCCTTGGCCACAAAGGCATGAAGAAGCACAAAGCATCACGATCTGCTTTGTGCTTCTTCATGCCTTTGTGGCGACTCCTCTGGCCAAGCTTATCTGAAACCCGCTCTCTGGATGGCGCTTGCCATTATTTGAATCGCTTCATTGATTCGGCGCAGTCGTCGCCTTGCGCCGCGTCTTCTGCCTGATCTTCTCTGCCGGCGCGACATTCATCACCGAAGTCGGCCTGGGGGTGGGCGTGGCGCGCGGTATCGGCGTCGGCGTTGGCGTCGGGCGCGGCATCATCGCTTCACCGCGCGTCCCTTCATGCTCGTCCTTTGTGTCTATATCAACGTCCACGTCTACGTCCATGTCCACATCAGCGTCCACATCCACGTCAATGTCTTTGTCGAGATCGAGGTCGAGGTTCGCATCCACCGCTTTGCCGTCGCGCATCAGGATCAAGCCGAGCGCCCACGCGGCGGTCTTGCGGACTTCGTGCTGTTGATCTTTCATCGCCTGATTCAATGCGGGAACGGCGCGGTGATCGCCCTTCAAGCCGAGCGCCCATGCGGCCTGCTTGCGCACCTCTGCCGTCTCGTCTTTCAAAGCGCCCATCAGCGACTCGACGGCGCGCTGGTCGCCTTTGAGCCCGAGCGCCCACGCGGCTTTCTCGCGAACCTCCGGGCTATGATCTCTGAGCGCCAGGGCCAGCGGCTCGACCGCTGTTTCGTCGCCCTTCAAGCCGAGCGCCCAGGCAACCTGCTCGCGCACTTTCACATTATCATCGCGCAAAGCTTCGACCAGCGGCGCGACTGAGCGTTGATCGCCTTGCAGCCCCAGCGACCATGCAGCCTTCTCGCGCACCGATGCTTCGCGGTCGCCGAGTGCGGCAACGAGCGGCTCGACGACGCTGCGGTCATGCTTGAGGCCCAGCCCCCAGGTCGCGTGCTCGCGCACCCGCACCTCGGCATCTTTAGCGGCGGCAATCAGCGGCGCGACGGTGCGCGGGTCTTTGATGATGCCCAGCGCCCACGCCGCGTTGGCGCGCGCCACCGGCTGCGCGTCACGCAACACGCTGATGAGCGGATCGACCGCCGGGCTGCCCATCACGGCGAGCGCGGCAGCGGCTCGCTCGCCCGGCGTCGTGTGCTCGACGTAGTTGTGCTTGCCCATCATGCTGTTGTGCTGGTTGCAATCGAGCTGCGCATTGATGGGTGTATCGTCGCCAAGCAACGCAATCAACTGCGGGATTGCCGCCGCCGCCTGCTTGCCCATCTCGCCGATCTGGCAGGCCGCCGAGGCCCGCTCTATAGGATTGGCGGAACCGAGCATGCGAATCTTCTCTTGCAAATCGGGAGCGGTTTGCGGCGCGCTCGTCGCCTGCATTGAATAGGTGGCAAAGCCGATGCCCATGATCATCAAGGCCGCCAGGCTCAACATCAGTTTCCTCATGTCACTTGCTCCTTCCGATGAACGAATGAAAACGCGTCGCCGCCTCGACCCGGCTTTGCCGGGCGCGATTCCGCCTCTGATCAATCACCAATCGGTTTGTAATGAATGCCGCTTTCGGGCGGCGCATCCGGCAGGCACTTCCAGACGCTTAAGTAGTTTGCAAATTGGTGTCGCCCTGTAGCGCAATCTGTTAGCTTGCGCAGCGACTCGCGCAAGCTAACAGATTGCGCTACCCCGACTGAATTCCGCTTTAGAGTCGAGCACGGCACAACTGAACAACAAACGATGCCGCGGGCCGCAGCCGTCTCAGTCCTTCACGGTTGCTTCGTTGCGGGCGGCTGATCGGCGTTGCGGGTCGCGGGCCGCAGCCGCTTGCGCCCGTGTCCGGTGCCAACGCCGCCTGAAACCCCGCCACCGACGCCGCCACTAACGCCACCGCCGACGCCACCACCGATGCCGTTGCCGATGCCGTTGCCAACGCCGCTGCCCGCACCGACGCCGCTCGCGACGCCGCCCACAACGCCACCAGCGACACCGCCGCGGACTCTGCCTTCGACATCCACATCGATGTCATGATCGTTATTGCCAGTGGCCGCCGCTTGGCCGCTGCGCATCAGCAACATGCCTAGCGCCCACAGGGCGCGGCTGCGCACCTCGCGGTTCTCGTCTTTGGTCGCGGCGTTCAAGGCTTTGATGGCGCGCGCGTCGCCGCGCAACCCTAAAGCCCACGCGGCTGTCCCGCGCACATCGGCGCTCTTATCCTTCAAGGCTTCGATCAACGGCTCGACGGCGCTGCGGTTGCCTCTCAAGCCGAGCGCCCAGGCGGCTTTCTCACGGACGCCGGCGTTCTCGTCGTGCAAGACGGCGATGAGCGCTTCGACCAATCCTTCGCCACGCCGCAGGCCGAGCGCCCAGGCGGCCTTCTCGCGCACTTCGGAATTCTGATCCTTCAACGCCGCGACGATGGCTTCCGTAGCGCGCGCGCCACGGATTTGCGACAACGAGAAGAGCGCCTGCTCGCGCATCTCGGCA is drawn from Blastocatellia bacterium and contains these coding sequences:
- a CDS encoding prolyl oligopeptidase family serine peptidase produces the protein MKLLKGLSAVAASLVALAITLAPVAAQTAKKLVYPESKKVDQVDDYHGVKVADPYRWLEDLDSAETRAWVEAQNHLTFAYLNEIPARAQIKQRLTRLWDYERYGLPERQGDRYFYMKNNGLQDQSVLYTTTALDAAPQVLLNPNTLSTDGTVALSGIEVSDDGRLLAYGIAQAGSDWQEWHVRDVATAKDLPDLVRWVKFSGASWTKDGKGFFYSRYDEPKAATQMTGANYFHKLYYHKLGTPQAEDLLVYERPDQKEWNINGLVTNDGRYLLVSATQGTDRRNRLFYKDLQAQDAMVKPLLDQGDARYSFIDNDGTTFWLRTDRDAPRGKVIAVDVTKLDAANWKTVVPQAAETLEAANVVGGLLVTSYLKDAHTQIKVYDLKGKLVREVALPGIGTASGFGGKRADQETFYSFTSYTTPATVYRYDMRTGRSTVFRAPKVDFNTADYESKQVFYNSKDGTRVPMIITYKKGLKLDGQNPTLLYGYGGFNVSLTPAFSVGNLVWMEMGGVYAVPNLRGGSEYGEDWHQGGMKLKKQNVFDDFIAAAEWLIANKYTSTPKLAIFGGSNGGLLVGAAMTQRPELFGATLPAVGVMDMLRFQKFTIGWAWVSDYGSADNPEEFKALYAYSPLHNIKPGTAYPPTLITTADHDDRVVPLHSFKFAAAMQAAQAGPNPILIRIETRAGHGAGKPTSKQIEEVADRWGFLVRALNMNVATN
- a CDS encoding HEAT repeat domain-containing protein → MRKLMLSLAALMIMGIGFATYSMQATSAPQTAPDLQEKIRMLGSANPIERASAACQIGEMGKQAAAAIPQLIALLGDDTPINAQLDCNQHNSMMGKHNYVEHTTPGERAAAALAVMGSPAVDPLISVLRDAQPVARANAAWALGIIKDPRTVAPLIAAAKDAEVRVREHATWGLGLKHDRSVVEPLVAALGDREASVREKAAWSLGLQGDQRSVAPLVEALRDDNVKVREQVAWALGLKGDETAVEPLALALRDHSPEVREKAAWALGLKGDQRAVESLMGALKDETAEVRKQAAWALGLKGDHRAVPALNQAMKDQQHEVRKTAAWALGLILMRDGKAVDANLDLDLDKDIDVDVDADVDMDVDVDVDIDTKDEHEGTRGEAMMPRPTPTPTPIPRATPTPRPTSVMNVAPAEKIRQKTRRKATTAPNQ
- a CDS encoding HEAT repeat domain-containing protein; amino-acid sequence: EPGAPPTPAAPPDPALAPAAEPPALPAAPPAAAPPQAPAVAPTAPAPPQAPLSQQDKDAAVEALREALKDSDAEMREQALFSLSQIRGARATEAIVAALKDQNSEVREKAAWALGLRRGEGLVEALIAVLHDENAGVREKAAWALGLRGNRSAVEPLIEALKDKSADVRGTAAWALGLRGDARAIKALNAATKDENREVRSRALWALGMLLMRSGQAAATGNNDHDIDVDVEGRVRGGVAGGVVGGVASGVGAGSGVGNGIGNGIGGGVGGGVSGGVGGGVSGGVGTGHGRKRLRPATRNADQPPATKQP